TGGCCGAGGGAATTCGCGGTCCGTACCGATGGGCGCCGTCGTCGAGCAGGCGCGCAAGCTGATTGAGAACGGGTATCGCGAAGTCGTGCTGACCGGGGTGGACGCCACCAGCTACGGAGCGGACTTGCCGGGTATGCCGACGCTTGGCCTTCTCGCCAAGACGCTGCTCAAACAGGTGCCCGAGATCCTGCGCCTGCGCCTCTCTTCGATCGACAGCATAGAGGCAGACGGCCATCTGTTTGATCTGATTGCCGATGAGCCCCGCTTCATGCCGCATCTGCATCTATCGCTGCAGCATGGCGACGACATGATCCTGAAACGCATGAAGCGCCGGCATTCCCGCACGGATGCAGTCGCTTTTGCCGAGCAGGTCCGGCGCCTGCGCCCGGGCTTCGCCTTCGGCGCTGACATGATCGCTGGATTCCCGACCGAAACGGCGGAGATGGCCGATAACTCCGCCCGCCTCGCCGAGGAAATCGGTATTGCCCATCTGCATGTCTTCCCTTACAGCCCGCGCCCGGGCACACCGGCAGCCCGCATGCCGCAACTCGACCGGGCACTGGTCAAGACGCGCGCTGCCGAACTGCGCAGCGTCGCCAACCGACTGCAGGCCATGCATCTCGCCTCGCGCGTCGGCACCCGTCAGAAGCTGCTGGTCGAGCGCAACGAAATGGCGCATACGGAAGACTTCACCCTCGTTGCGACGCCCGGCCTGAAACCCGGCAGCTTCGTCGAGGTTTCGATCGGCGGCCACACGGGCCGCCATCTGACGATTTCAGCGGCAGCGGCAATCGCCGCAGCCTGACAGACGGATAGAGTGAGTATGGCCCTCGGCTTCATCAAAAAAGTCTTCACTTTCGGCAAGGACAAGGCGGCAGATGCGCCGACCCGTCTGACGGCGGAAGAAAAGGCTGCGATCGGCGCCGAAAGCGAACCGAAGGACCGCCACGAAGACCTGCCCCTCGCCGAGGATCCGGTCATTTCGGCGGAAGTGGAGACTGCAGCGGGACCTTCCGACGACTTCTCAGAGGAAGATCTGTCCCTGGTGCCGCTCGAACTGCTTCAGGCCGAGACGAAGGAAGAGGTCCCGGCTGACAACGATCAGCAACCCCAGACTATGCAAGACACAGACGTGAGCGACAGTGTCACGGCCGCATCTGGCGATGGTCCGGAACCAGCCGTTCCGGTGCTGCCCAAGGGTTTTGCGACGGCCGAGTTGGGGGCCGCCGAGCCGGAAGCCCCCGCCCCTTCTGAAAAGCTGAGCTGGTTCCAGCGCCTCAAGGCCGGCCTGTTTCGTACCTCCTCGCAGCTCACAGGCCAGATCACCGCCCTCTTCACCAAACGCAAGCTTGACGACGAGACGCTGGAGGAACTGGAAGATCTGTTGATCCAGGCCGACCTCGGGGTCGAAACGGCGCTGCGCGTCACTGATACCCTCGCCTCCGAGCGCTACGGCAAGGATGTGACCGGCGAAGACGTCACCAGGATCATGGCGACAGAGATCGTCAAGGTTCTGAAGCCGGTGGCAAAGCCGCTCGCCCTCGATCTCAGCCACAAGCCGCATGTCATCCTTGTCGTCGGCGTCAACGGCACCGGCAAGACCACGACAATCGGCAAGCTTGCAGCCAAGCTTTCTGGCTCGGGCCTCAAGGTCATGCTGGCCGCCGGCGATACCTTCCGTGCAGCGGCGATCGAGCAGCTGAAGATCTGGGCCGACCGTACCGGCTCAACCTTTATCGGCACCAAGCTCGGCGCGGATGCAGCCGGCCTTGCCTACGAGGCCTTCGAAAAAGCGAAAGCAGAGAAATCCGATGTCCTGATCATCGATACCGCCGGCCGCCTGCAGAACAAGACGGAACTGATGGCGGAACTCGAGAAGATCGTCCGCGTCCTCGGCAAGCTCCATCCCGATGCGCCGCATACGGTTCTTCAGACGCTCGACGCGACCACGGGTCAGAACGCCCTGCAGCAGGTCGAGATCTTCCGCAACATTGCGGGGGTGAACGGCCTGATCATGACAAAGCTCGACGGCACGGCCCGTGGCGGCATCCTCGTCGCCATCGCCGCCAAGCATAAGCTGCCCGTCTATTTCATCGGCGTCGGCGAGGGTATCGACGATCTCGAGCCCTTCGAGGCGGAAGATTTCGCCAGCGCCATTGCCGGCATCGCGCGCTGAGCGCCGAAAACTTTAGGGAACGACATCAATGTCGGACACATCCACCGATACACACGCGTCCAAGGCCGAAAGACAGAACCCGCTGTTGAAGATGGCATTGGAACTCGGCCCGCTGCTGATCTTCTTCTTCGGAAACTTGCGCGGCGAGTGGCTGGCCAAGACCTTTCCGGCACTGACCGCGATCGGCGGCCCGCTTCTGATCGCCACCGCGCTGTTCATGGCCGCAACGGTACTTTCGCTGATCATTTCCAAGATCGTCTTCAAGCACCTGCCGGTCATGCCCTTCGTATCGGGGATCGTCGTCATGGTCTTTGGCGGACTCTCGATCTGGTTGCAGGACGAAACCTTCATCAAGATGAAGCCGACCATCGTCAACACGCTCTTCGGCGTTACGCTGCTTGGCGGCTTGGCCTTCGGCACCTCGCTACTCGGATATGTCTTTAATGCTGCCTTCCAGCTGGATGCCGAAGGCTGGAGAAAGCTGACGCTCCGCTGGGGCATCTTTTTCCTCTTCCTCGCGGTCCTGAACGAGGTTGTCTGGCGCAACTTCTCCGCTGACGTTTGGGTGAATTTCAAGGTCTGGGGCACCATGCCCATCACGATCCTCTTCACGCTGGCCCAGATGCCGCTGATCATGAAGCACTCGCTGGAAGAGAAGGAAGAGCAGTGAACGACGTGACCAGCCAGAGTAACGACAACTCGACGACACGTTTCTGGCTGGCGGTGACGTTTCTCGTCATCCTGGTTCAGGTCGTCTCGCAATATCTGATGGGCCGCCTCTGGATCTGCGAATGCGGCTATGTGAAGCTCTTCGAGCCAGGCGTGAATACACCCGGCAATTCACAGCATCTGTTTGATTGGTATACGCCCTCCCACATCATCCATGGCTTCCTGTTCTATGGCCTCGGATGGCTGATCATGCGCAAGAAGCCAATTGCGGCGAAACTCGCTCTTGCAGCACTCATCGAGGCTGCGTGGGAAATCCTCGAAAACTCACCGCTCGTGATCGACCGCTATCGGACCGCCACCATGGCTGTCGGTTATAGCGGAGATAGCATCCTGAATTCCGGGATGGACATGGTGGCCATGATCGCCGGCTTCTTCTTTGCGGCGCGCGTACCGATCTGGCTGACAGTCGTGATCGCACTCGCATTCGAGGCTGTCACGGCATTCGTTATCCGCGACAATCTGACTTTGAATGTCGTAATGCTGGTCTGGCCGATAGAGGTCGTGAAAACGTGGCAGGCTGCACTCTGACGATCAGGAACGCTGCAAGGCCTTCTCGATCGCCGGCATCAGCTGCGTCTCGAAACTTTCAGGATCGAACGGCCCGACCTTCTTGTAGAGGATCGTTCCGTCGGACCCGACGAGGTAGCTTTCCGGGATGCCATAGACACCCCAGTCGATCGCAGCCTTGCCGTTCGGATCGACGCCAATGGCGGCATAGGGGTTGCCGAGTTCGCCCAGGAACCGCAGCGCATTGTCGTTGCGGTCCTTGTAGTTGATACCGACGACATTGACCCGCGGATCCTTGGAAAGTTCCAGCAGCATGGGATGCTCCTGCCGACAGGGCACGCACCAGGATGCAAAGACATTGACGAGCGTGAGCTTGCCGCTGATCATCGCCGAGGTGAGGGCCGGACGCTCCGAGCCGTCGAGCCCTGCGAGCTGCAGAGCCGGCGCCTTGGTTCCGAGCAGCGCCGAAGGAATTTCCGACACGTCACGGCCCGATTGAAGCTGGGTCATGAAGATCGCCGCGAGGCCCGCGAACAGCAGGAGCGGCAAGGCTGCGATCAGGTAACGCCCGCGGCCTCTTGGCGCGGCAGGGTCCCTTCCGGATTGCTGGCTCATGCGTTCCTGTCCTGCGTAGACGATGCCGATGCCGAGCGGCGCCGGATCCCCTGTGCTTCGAGCGTCTTCAGCTCTGCCTGACGCGCGCGACCGTCGAGATAGACCCAGATGGTCAGGGCCAGACATATTCCAACCGTCAGCGCATAAGAACCGACAACATAAAAAATGTGGCTCATCCCGCATGCTCCCGACCGGCCTGGCGCGCTGCCAAGCGTCGCTGCGTACCGACGCGACGACGCCAGATCTCGTTACGCATTGCCATCAGATGCAATGTGAAAAAAAGGAAGGTGAAGGCCAGCGCCATGATCAACAACGGCCAGAGGAATTCCGGATCGACGGTCGGCCCATCAAGGCGCATGACGCTCGCCGGCTGGTGCAGCGTGTTCCACCAGTCGACGGAGAACTTGATGATCGGAATGTTGACGAAGCCGACAAGGATGAGAACCGAACTGAGCCGGGCCGCCTTCGATGGGTCGTCCATTGCACGGTTCAGCGCGATCAGTCCCAGATACATCAGGAAAAGCACGAAAACGGAGGTAAGGCGCGCATCCCAGACCCACCAGGTGCCCCACATCGGCTTCCCCCACAGGGAGCCGGTGATCAGCGCGATCAGCGTGAAGGCCGCGCCGAGGGGTGCCGCAGCCTTGTGACTGACGTCTGCGAGAGGATGGCGCCACACGAGCGTGCCGATCGCCGACAGTGCCATCACGGAGTAGCACATCATCGACAGCCAGGCGGCCGGCACGTGCACATACATGATGCGGACTGTATCGCCCTGCTGGTAGTCAGTCTCCGACGCGAAACCCAGATAGAGCCCAGCCGCAAAAAGCAGTACCGTGATGCCGGCAAACCAGGGCAGCACCCAGGCCACGAGCGCCAGGAATCGGGTCGGATTGGCGAGGTCGCCGATTTTGGTAATGGCAAGGCTGTTGTCAGTCATGATGCGTTTTAGCCTGTCTCAATCCCGCCTGCAATTGATCCTGGTCAAGCCGAAATGTCTCAGTCTGCCGCGCTGCGCAAAGCCGCCGCCGCACCCACGGGGCCGATCACGGCGAAGAGAAGCGTAATCGCCGACAGAAACATGAAAGGCGGCAGGAAAGGTGCCGGGTCCTCGACCGCCGCATAGGACGCACTGACGCCGAAGATCAGCACTGGCACGGTGAGTGGAAGCACGAGGATCGACACCAGCAGACCGCCTCGGGGCAAGGCAACAGCGACGGCGGCACCGGCTGCTCCGATGAACGTGATTGCAGGCGACCCCACCAGCAGGGTGAGCATGACGGCGCCGATAGCAACCTCGTCCATGTTCATGAAGAGGCCGAGCAACGGAGAGGCAATGACAAGAGGCAGCCCCGTCGCCACCCAGTGCGCCAGGCATTTGACGAGCACGGTGAGGACCAGCGGTGTCTCTTGCATGAGCAAGATATCGAGCGATCCGTCGTCCCTCTCGGCCTGGAAGAGCCGGTCGAGACCAAGCAGGGCCGACAATAGCGCTCCGATCCAGACAATGGCCGGACCAATGCGGGATAGAAGGTTGAGATCCGGACCGACGCCGAATGGGATGACAGCGACGACGGTCGTGAAGAAGAGCACACCGATCAGCGCGCCACCACCGGCGCGAACGGAAAGTTTCAGGTCTCTGAGGAACAGCGCCATCATGCGGAATACTCCTCCTCGACACCGTCGAATCCGAGCATTTCCAGGCTCTTGGCGCCCTCCATGCCAAGAGGCTGGTGGGTTGCGGCAATAACGATTCCGCCCGCTTGACGATGACGACGCACCAGGTCCTCGAACATCGTGTCAGCACGGCGATCGAGGGCCGCCGTCGGCTCGTCGAGTATCCAGATCGGTCGGTGCGCGACGAGAAGCCGCGCCATGGCGAAGCGTCTCTGCTGGCCGGCGGAGAGGTAGCCATAGGGGAGATGTGTGATCCCGGCGAGACCGACGGCAGAGGCCGCCGCCTCGACCTCGAGGCTTTGCCCTGCACCCAGGTCACCGAGAAAGGATTTCCAGAAAGCCAGATTTTCGGCGACCGTCAGTTCCCGCTTCATCCCGTTGCGATGTCCGAGGTAGTGGCTGAACTCTCCAGCCGCGCGGGTTTCGCCATCGTCTTCGGAGATACAAACGGCATGCCCTGTTTCCGGACGAAGAAGGCCGGCGAGAACCCTCAATAAGGTCGATTTTCCCGAGCCATTGCGCCCGGTCAATACGAGTGCTTCGCCTTCAGCCAAGGTAAAGGAAACATTAACGAAAATCAGATCGTCGCCACGGCGCGCTGAGAGATTTTCGGCATTGAGCCTGATCATGATCGCCTTCTGGCAGGATGAGGCCTGCCTCATAAAAAAATCCGTTTTCGTCCTTCGTCGGTCTGGCGCCTTTCTTAGAAATTATCTATAAGACCTGCAACCACGCCAGCGGCCGGCGTGAAGTTCATCCTTGTGCCGAACTTGGACATTGCGAGGAGCGATGTTCACGTGCGGACAGCGGAAATGGTCGTACCCGCATCCTGATGTGCATGAAGTGCATAGGCGTCCGCACGATTGTGTTGGCTATCAGAATATGCGGGGTTTCTATCCGTGGCTAAATCTCTCGACAGTTTCAATTGCCGGTCGGTCCTGACCGTCGACGGCAAGGACTATGTCTACTACAGCATCCCGAAGGCCGAAGCGAATGGCCTGACGGGTGTGTCGAAACTCCCCTACTCCATGAAAGTCCTGCTGGAGAACCTTCTCCGCAACGAGGATGGCCGCTCGGTCACCAAGAAGGACATCCAGGCCGTCGCCGAATGGCTGACCAACAAGGGGCTGGCCGAAGCGGAAATCGCCTACCGCCCGGCCCGCGTGCTGATGCAGGACTTCACCGGCGTTCCCGCTGTCGTCGACCTTGCCGCCATGCGCGATGCCATGGTCAATCTCGGCGGTGATCCGGAAAAGATCAACCCGCTGGTTCCCGTCGACCTCGTCATCGACCACTCGGTCATCGTCGATGAATTCGGCACGCCGACGGCCTTTGCCCGCAACGTTGAACTGGAGTACCAGCGCAACGGCGAGCGTTATCGCTTCCTGAAGTGGGGCCAGCAGGCCTTCAAGAACTTCCGCGTCGTTCCCCCGGGCACCGGCATCTGTCACCAGGTCAATCTGGAATACCTCGGCCAGACCGTCTGGACCAAGGATGAGGACGGCGAAACAACGGCTTATCCGGATACCTGCGTCGGCACGGACAGCCACACCACGATGATCAACGGTCTAGGCGTACTTGGTTGGGGCGTTGGCGGCATCGAAGCCGAAGCCGCCATGCTCGGCCAGCCCGTCTCCATGCTTCTGCCTGAAGTGATCGGCTTCAAGCTGACCGGCAAGGTGAAGGAAGGCGTGACCGCGACTGACCTCGTGCTGACCGTCGTGCAGATGCTGCGCAAGAAGGGCGTCGTTTCGAAGTTCGTCGAATTCTTCGGCCCCGGCCTCGACTCGATGTCGCTCGCCGACCGCGCAACGATCGGCAACATGGGTCCGGAATATGGCGCGACCTGTGGCTTCTTCCCGGTCGATGGCGAAACCATCAACTATCTGACCATGTCGGGCCGCACCAAGGACCGCATCGCCCTGGTGGAATCCTACTCCAAGGCGCAGGGCATGTGGCGCGACAGCGATGGATCGGACCTCGTCTTCACCGACACGCTTGAGCTCGACCTCGGCGATGTTGTTCCGTCCATGGCCGGCCCGAAGCGTCCGGAAGGCCGCCTGCCGCTCGAAACCATCGCACCCAACTTCGCAACCGCGCTGGAAACCGACTACAAGAAGCCGGGCCAGCTGACCAATCGTTACGCTGTCGAAGGCACCGATTATGACATTGGTCACGGTGACGTTGCCATTGCCGCTATCACCTCCTGCACCAACACCTCGAACCCGAGCGTGCTGATTGCGGCCGGTCTTCTCGCCCGCAACGCCGTTGCCAAGGGCCTGAAGTCCAAGCCGTGGGTCAAGACCTCGCTCGCACCGGGATCTCAGGTTGTCGGCGAATACCTGGCCAAGTCCGGCCTGCAGGTCTCGCTCGACGCACTCGGCTTCAATCTGGTCGGCTTCGGCTGCACGACCTGCATCGGCAATTCCGGCCCTCTGCCGGCGCCGATCTCCAAGACGATCAACGACAAGGGCCTGATCACGGCCGGCGTCCTCTCGGGCAACCGTAACTTCGAAGGTCGTATCTCTCCGGACGTTCAGGCCAACTACCTGGCCTCCCCGCCGCTGGTCGTCGCCTACGCGCTCGCCGGCACCGTCCAGAAGGACCTGACCACCGAGCCGCTCGGCGAAGACCAGAACGGCAACCCGGTCTACCTCAAGGACATTTGGCCGACCTCGCACGAAATTCAGGAATTCATCCTGAAATACGTCACCCGCGAACTTTACGAATCGAAATATGCCGACGTGTTCAAGGGCGACGCCAACTGGCAGGCCGTTCAGGTTCCCGCTGGCCAGACCTATGCGTGGGACGACAAGTCGACCTATGTGCAGAACCCGCCCTACTTCGTGGGCATGGGCAAGACCGGCTCGGGCCTGAAGAACATCAAGGGCGCCCGCGTGCTTGGGCTGTTCGGCGACAAGATCACCACCGACCACATCTCTCCGGCCGGCTCGATCAAGGCAGCGTCGCCGGCAGGTGCCTACCTGACCGAAAACGGTGTCGCGGTACCGGACTTCAACCAGTACGGCACCCGCCGTGGCAACCATGAAGTCATGATGCGCGGCACGTTTGCCAACATCCGCATCCGCAAC
This DNA window, taken from Peteryoungia algae, encodes the following:
- a CDS encoding septation protein A, with translation MSDTSTDTHASKAERQNPLLKMALELGPLLIFFFGNLRGEWLAKTFPALTAIGGPLLIATALFMAATVLSLIISKIVFKHLPVMPFVSGIVVMVFGGLSIWLQDETFIKMKPTIVNTLFGVTLLGGLAFGTSLLGYVFNAAFQLDAEGWRKLTLRWGIFFLFLAVLNEVVWRNFSADVWVNFKVWGTMPITILFTLAQMPLIMKHSLEEKEEQ
- the ccmA gene encoding heme ABC exporter ATP-binding protein CcmA, with protein sequence MRLNAENLSARRGDDLIFVNVSFTLAEGEALVLTGRNGSGKSTLLRVLAGLLRPETGHAVCISEDDGETRAAGEFSHYLGHRNGMKRELTVAENLAFWKSFLGDLGAGQSLEVEAAASAVGLAGITHLPYGYLSAGQQRRFAMARLLVAHRPIWILDEPTAALDRRADTMFEDLVRRHRQAGGIVIAATHQPLGMEGAKSLEMLGFDGVEEEYSA
- the ccmD gene encoding heme exporter protein CcmD; translated protein: MSHIFYVVGSYALTVGICLALTIWVYLDGRARQAELKTLEAQGIRRRSASASSTQDRNA
- a CDS encoding DsbE family thiol:disulfide interchange protein produces the protein MSQQSGRDPAAPRGRGRYLIAALPLLLFAGLAAIFMTQLQSGRDVSEIPSALLGTKAPALQLAGLDGSERPALTSAMISGKLTLVNVFASWCVPCRQEHPMLLELSKDPRVNVVGINYKDRNDNALRFLGELGNPYAAIGVDPNGKAAIDWGVYGIPESYLVGSDGTILYKKVGPFDPESFETQLMPAIEKALQRS
- the ccmB gene encoding heme exporter protein CcmB, with the translated sequence MMALFLRDLKLSVRAGGGALIGVLFFTTVVAVIPFGVGPDLNLLSRIGPAIVWIGALLSALLGLDRLFQAERDDGSLDILLMQETPLVLTVLVKCLAHWVATGLPLVIASPLLGLFMNMDEVAIGAVMLTLLVGSPAITFIGAAGAAVAVALPRGGLLVSILVLPLTVPVLIFGVSASYAAVEDPAPFLPPFMFLSAITLLFAVIGPVGAAAALRSAAD
- the ftsY gene encoding signal recognition particle-docking protein FtsY; translated protein: MALGFIKKVFTFGKDKAADAPTRLTAEEKAAIGAESEPKDRHEDLPLAEDPVISAEVETAAGPSDDFSEEDLSLVPLELLQAETKEEVPADNDQQPQTMQDTDVSDSVTAASGDGPEPAVPVLPKGFATAELGAAEPEAPAPSEKLSWFQRLKAGLFRTSSQLTGQITALFTKRKLDDETLEELEDLLIQADLGVETALRVTDTLASERYGKDVTGEDVTRIMATEIVKVLKPVAKPLALDLSHKPHVILVVGVNGTGKTTTIGKLAAKLSGSGLKVMLAAGDTFRAAAIEQLKIWADRTGSTFIGTKLGADAAGLAYEAFEKAKAEKSDVLIIDTAGRLQNKTELMAELEKIVRVLGKLHPDAPHTVLQTLDATTGQNALQQVEIFRNIAGVNGLIMTKLDGTARGGILVAIAAKHKLPVYFIGVGEGIDDLEPFEAEDFASAIAGIAR
- a CDS encoding heme ABC transporter permease, with the protein product MTDNSLAITKIGDLANPTRFLALVAWVLPWFAGITVLLFAAGLYLGFASETDYQQGDTVRIMYVHVPAAWLSMMCYSVMALSAIGTLVWRHPLADVSHKAAAPLGAAFTLIALITGSLWGKPMWGTWWVWDARLTSVFVLFLMYLGLIALNRAMDDPSKAARLSSVLILVGFVNIPIIKFSVDWWNTLHQPASVMRLDGPTVDPEFLWPLLIMALAFTFLFFTLHLMAMRNEIWRRRVGTQRRLAARQAGREHAG
- the mtaB gene encoding tRNA (N(6)-L-threonylcarbamoyladenosine(37)-C(2))-methylthiotransferase MtaB, with the translated sequence MKAEAAKAGLDNAILVNTCAVTSEAVRQARQAIRRARRENPGTKIIVTGCAAQTEAQNFAAMPEVDAVLGNEEKLQAEYYRRLPDFGISAEEKIAVNDIMSVTETAPQMVAHIDGHVRGFLQVQNGCDHRCTFCIIPFGRGNSRSVPMGAVVEQARKLIENGYREVVLTGVDATSYGADLPGMPTLGLLAKTLLKQVPEILRLRLSSIDSIEADGHLFDLIADEPRFMPHLHLSLQHGDDMILKRMKRRHSRTDAVAFAEQVRRLRPGFAFGADMIAGFPTETAEMADNSARLAEEIGIAHLHVFPYSPRPGTPAARMPQLDRALVKTRAAELRSVANRLQAMHLASRVGTRQKLLVERNEMAHTEDFTLVATPGLKPGSFVEVSIGGHTGRHLTISAAAAIAAA
- the acnA gene encoding aconitate hydratase AcnA, with amino-acid sequence MAKSLDSFNCRSVLTVDGKDYVYYSIPKAEANGLTGVSKLPYSMKVLLENLLRNEDGRSVTKKDIQAVAEWLTNKGLAEAEIAYRPARVLMQDFTGVPAVVDLAAMRDAMVNLGGDPEKINPLVPVDLVIDHSVIVDEFGTPTAFARNVELEYQRNGERYRFLKWGQQAFKNFRVVPPGTGICHQVNLEYLGQTVWTKDEDGETTAYPDTCVGTDSHTTMINGLGVLGWGVGGIEAEAAMLGQPVSMLLPEVIGFKLTGKVKEGVTATDLVLTVVQMLRKKGVVSKFVEFFGPGLDSMSLADRATIGNMGPEYGATCGFFPVDGETINYLTMSGRTKDRIALVESYSKAQGMWRDSDGSDLVFTDTLELDLGDVVPSMAGPKRPEGRLPLETIAPNFATALETDYKKPGQLTNRYAVEGTDYDIGHGDVAIAAITSCTNTSNPSVLIAAGLLARNAVAKGLKSKPWVKTSLAPGSQVVGEYLAKSGLQVSLDALGFNLVGFGCTTCIGNSGPLPAPISKTINDKGLITAGVLSGNRNFEGRISPDVQANYLASPPLVVAYALAGTVQKDLTTEPLGEDQNGNPVYLKDIWPTSHEIQEFILKYVTRELYESKYADVFKGDANWQAVQVPAGQTYAWDDKSTYVQNPPYFVGMGKTGSGLKNIKGARVLGLFGDKITTDHISPAGSIKAASPAGAYLTENGVAVPDFNQYGTRRGNHEVMMRGTFANIRIRNHMLGPNGKEGGFTIHYPSKEELSIYDAAMMYKQEGVPLVIFAGVEYGNGSSRDWAAKGTNLLGVKAVIAQSFERIHRSNLVGMGIVPFTFEEGTTWASLNLKGDEVVTIEGLEGEIKPREKKIAKITYSDGTVKDVPLLCRIDTLDEVTYMNNGGILQTVLRDLAA
- a CDS encoding DUF2585 domain-containing protein, which gives rise to MAVTFLVILVQVVSQYLMGRLWICECGYVKLFEPGVNTPGNSQHLFDWYTPSHIIHGFLFYGLGWLIMRKKPIAAKLALAALIEAAWEILENSPLVIDRYRTATMAVGYSGDSILNSGMDMVAMIAGFFFAARVPIWLTVVIALAFEAVTAFVIRDNLTLNVVMLVWPIEVVKTWQAAL